In a genomic window of Candidatus Binatia bacterium:
- a CDS encoding SDR family oxidoreductase, with protein sequence MRTIVLSGAASGIGAAVRSRLERDGCRVLGVDLRDAEVVADLSDAAGRERALAEVRALAGERLDGLVACAGIGPQFEPRSRILSVNYFGAIALLDGLRPLLACGEAPAAVAVSSNSATIAPGADGPLAAACLAGDEGEARRLAEETDGATAYAASKLALARWVRRQATRPEWAGAGIRLNAVAPGAVRTPLLEEGLEHPVFGAAIRGFPIPLGGRFGRPEQIAAAICFLLSSDASFCCGSVLFVDGGSDALLRADVC encoded by the coding sequence ATGCGGACGATCGTGCTCAGCGGGGCCGCATCGGGCATCGGCGCCGCCGTGCGCAGCCGCCTCGAGCGCGACGGCTGCCGCGTCCTCGGCGTCGACCTGCGCGACGCGGAGGTCGTGGCGGACCTGTCGGACGCCGCGGGACGCGAGCGCGCACTGGCCGAGGTGCGCGCGCTCGCCGGCGAGCGGCTCGACGGCCTCGTCGCGTGCGCCGGCATCGGCCCGCAATTCGAGCCGCGCTCGCGCATCCTGTCCGTCAACTACTTCGGCGCGATCGCGCTGCTCGACGGTCTGCGTCCGCTGCTCGCTTGCGGGGAGGCGCCGGCGGCGGTCGCGGTGTCGTCGAACTCGGCGACGATCGCGCCCGGTGCGGACGGGCCGCTCGCCGCGGCGTGCCTCGCCGGGGACGAGGGCGAGGCGCGTCGGCTCGCCGAGGAGACGGACGGCGCGACGGCCTACGCGGCCTCGAAGCTCGCGCTCGCGCGCTGGGTGCGCAGGCAGGCGACGCGCCCGGAGTGGGCGGGCGCCGGCATCCGTCTGAACGCCGTCGCGCCCGGCGCGGTGCGCACGCCTCTCCTGGAGGAAGGGCTCGAGCACCCGGTGTTCGGCGCCGCGATCCGCGGCTTCCCGATCCCGCTCGGCGGCCGGTTCGGGCGTCCCGAGCAGATCGCCGCGGCGATCTGCTTCCTGCTGTCGAGCGACGCGTCCTTCTGCTGCGGCAGCGTGCTGTTCGTCGACGGCGGCTCCGACGCGCTGCTGCGCGCCGACGTCTGCTGA
- a CDS encoding ATP-binding protein, translating into MPQREFAAILLDVDPSLTDGFETAMLIRERESAERTPILFVTSGGDDLHLARGHSLGAVDFVVTPFVPDVLRTKVSVFVDLYNAVRTQRRHAEALASYARRLRRLTRAAQAINAGGSTDAIADAAMLAARDILGGTSVAVGLTLGENQVRTRHLAPLDDDAPSGCAQAVQELLSAYALRLQRPGEVLRIAPNGGVAAAPNGEASDAFPRIECLLAPLVGRDGRPLGLVCSGDKADGASFDQDDETLFLQLAQMTGLAIENLLLSQEQEASKLKEEFLSTLSHELRTPLTAILGWVRLLQQGRLDDRTTARALEVIDRNVKKQSKLIDDLLDVSRIAAGKLRLSVQPVAMHELLSAAVAAARPMADAKGLLLTTVLSDEVDTVPGDPDRLQQVVWNLLTNAIKFTPQGGRIDVRLARRDTRVVLEVHDTGKGIPREFLPHVFERFRQADGGSTRMQGGLGVGLAVVRHIVERHGGAVHAESDGENRGATFRVILPSMSAHGASVESAAALATRRAPAPSALAGLRALVIDDDADTRYLLQEVLIRSQMDVVAVDSAAEARAALDVSAPDVIVCDIAMPGQDGWTFLSEVRQRPGRRVPAIAVSAYAGEAERARSIAVGFDAHLAKPIELDELTSVIAELTRRRSHGSAGSSADTAVRTSR; encoded by the coding sequence GTGCCGCAGCGCGAGTTCGCGGCGATCCTGCTCGACGTCGACCCGTCGCTGACGGACGGCTTCGAGACCGCGATGCTGATCCGCGAGCGCGAGTCCGCGGAGCGGACGCCGATCCTCTTCGTCACGTCCGGCGGCGACGATCTGCACCTCGCGCGCGGCCACTCGCTCGGCGCGGTGGACTTCGTCGTCACGCCGTTCGTGCCCGACGTGCTGCGCACCAAGGTCTCGGTTTTCGTCGACCTGTACAACGCGGTGCGCACGCAGCGTCGCCACGCGGAGGCGCTCGCGAGCTACGCGCGCCGCCTGCGGCGCTTGACGCGCGCCGCGCAGGCGATCAACGCGGGCGGCTCGACCGACGCGATCGCCGACGCGGCGATGCTCGCCGCGCGCGACATCCTGGGCGGCACTTCGGTCGCCGTCGGGCTGACACTCGGCGAGAACCAGGTGCGCACGCGCCATCTCGCGCCGCTCGACGACGATGCGCCGAGCGGCTGCGCGCAGGCCGTGCAGGAACTGCTGTCGGCGTACGCGCTGCGACTCCAGCGTCCGGGCGAGGTGCTGCGGATCGCTCCGAACGGCGGTGTCGCCGCGGCCCCGAACGGGGAAGCGAGCGACGCCTTCCCGCGCATCGAGTGCCTGCTCGCGCCGCTCGTCGGCCGCGACGGACGCCCCCTCGGGCTGGTGTGCAGCGGCGACAAGGCGGATGGCGCGTCGTTCGATCAGGACGACGAGACGCTCTTCCTGCAGCTCGCGCAGATGACCGGACTCGCCATCGAGAACTTGCTGCTCAGCCAGGAGCAGGAGGCGAGCAAGCTCAAGGAAGAGTTCCTCTCGACGCTGTCGCACGAGCTGCGCACGCCGCTCACCGCGATCCTCGGCTGGGTGCGCTTGCTGCAGCAGGGACGCCTCGACGACCGCACGACCGCGCGTGCGCTCGAGGTCATCGACCGCAACGTCAAGAAGCAGAGCAAGCTGATCGACGACCTGCTCGACGTCTCGCGCATCGCGGCCGGCAAGCTGCGCCTCTCGGTGCAGCCCGTGGCGATGCACGAGTTGCTCTCCGCCGCCGTCGCGGCGGCGCGTCCGATGGCGGACGCGAAGGGCCTGCTGCTGACCACGGTGCTCTCGGACGAGGTCGACACCGTGCCCGGCGATCCCGACCGCCTGCAGCAGGTCGTGTGGAACCTCCTGACCAACGCCATCAAGTTCACGCCGCAGGGCGGCCGCATCGACGTGCGCCTCGCGCGTCGCGACACGCGCGTCGTGCTCGAGGTGCACGACACCGGCAAGGGGATCCCGCGCGAGTTCCTGCCGCACGTCTTCGAGCGCTTCCGTCAAGCAGACGGCGGCTCGACGCGCATGCAGGGCGGGCTCGGGGTCGGGCTCGCGGTGGTGCGGCACATCGTCGAGCGGCACGGCGGGGCGGTGCACGCCGAGAGCGACGGCGAGAATCGCGGCGCGACCTTTCGCGTCATCCTGCCGTCGATGTCGGCCCATGGTGCGAGCGTGGAGAGCGCCGCTGCGCTCGCGACGCGGCGCGCGCCCGCGCCGAGCGCGCTCGCCGGGCTCCGCGCGCTGGTCATCGACGACGACGCCGACACGCGCTACCTGCTGCAGGAAGTCTTGATCCGGAGCCAGATGGACGTCGTCGCCGTCGACTCGGCCGCCGAGGCGCGCGCCGCGCTCGACGTCTCCGCGCCGGACGTCATCGTCTGCGACATCGCGATGCCAGGTCAGGACGGCTGGACGTTCCTCTCCGAGGTCCGCCAGCGGCCCGGGCGCCGAGTGCCCGCGATCGCGGTCAGCGCCTACGCCGGCGAGGCGGAGCGCGCGCGCTCGATCGCGGTCGGCTTCGACGCGCACCTCGCGAAGCCCATCGAGCTCGACGAGCTGACGAGCGTGATCGCGGAGCTGACGAGACGCAGGTCGCACGGCTCCGCGGGTTCGTCGGCGGACACGGCGGTGCGGACGTCGCGCTGA
- the glgX gene encoding glycogen debranching protein GlgX: protein MRIQPGQPYPLGACWDGRGVNFALFSEHATRVELCLFDGPEARAESQRIVLPEHTDQVWHGFLPDVRPGQLYGYRVHGPYAPAEGHRFNPNKIVLDPYAKAVARPVQWCDEMFSYPIGDPGEDLAFDERDNAHAAPLAAVVDTAFTWGDDRPPRIPWHDTVIYEVHVRGFTKRHPEVPEGLRGTYSGLVSDAPLRHLRSLGVTAVELLPIHYFVDDRHLLDRGLSNYWGYNTLAFFAPQARYARDAAGITAVNEFKTMVRTLHAAGIEVILDVVYNHTAEGNHMGPTLSMRGVDNASYYRLVPDDARYYMDFTGCGNTLNMTHPRVLQLLMDSLRYWVVEMHVDGFRFDLASALARELWDVNKLSAFFDVIHQDPILSQVKLIAEPWDVGPGGYQVGNFPVLWTEWNGKYRDSVRRFWRGDGGQASEFSTRLAGSSDLYEHSGRRPYASINFVTAHDGFTLHDLVAYNDKHNEANGENNADGDNNNHSWNCGAEGETDDPGVNALRARQMRNFFSTLILSQGVPMICGGDEIGRTQQGNNNAYCQDNEISWYDWERAERFRDLFAFVRSLIQLRKTHPVFRRRHFFQGRSIRGADVKDLSFFDPQGREMTDEAWNASFVRSMMVQLGGDSIDEIDETGARVTDDTFLVLLNAHHGTLNFTLPPPGPGKRWERVFDTGDPESTRSMSARSARYRLASHAAAVFEAVPAPATRRRDAGAGRRAEASAGAPSEAPATHEPAREQTTSEQQSEEPASEQPPPEQAHDGGETPPSEAAQPQPDTPHGEGSQPPADEAQPAEGSPPPTGEGAQPNAEQSAAGEQPAPPEEPR from the coding sequence ATGCGCATCCAGCCTGGACAACCGTATCCGCTCGGCGCCTGCTGGGACGGACGGGGCGTCAACTTCGCCCTGTTCTCCGAGCACGCGACCCGCGTGGAGCTCTGCCTCTTCGACGGCCCCGAGGCGCGCGCGGAGTCGCAGCGCATCGTGCTGCCGGAGCACACCGATCAGGTCTGGCACGGCTTCCTGCCCGACGTGCGTCCCGGACAGCTCTACGGCTACCGCGTGCACGGACCGTACGCGCCGGCCGAGGGCCACCGTTTCAACCCGAACAAGATCGTCCTCGACCCGTACGCGAAGGCCGTCGCGCGCCCGGTGCAGTGGTGCGACGAGATGTTCTCGTACCCGATCGGCGATCCCGGCGAGGATCTGGCGTTCGACGAGCGCGACAACGCGCACGCCGCACCGCTCGCGGCCGTGGTCGACACCGCCTTCACGTGGGGCGACGACCGTCCGCCGCGCATCCCGTGGCACGACACGGTGATCTACGAGGTGCACGTTCGCGGCTTCACCAAGCGACACCCGGAGGTGCCCGAAGGCCTGCGCGGGACCTACTCCGGCCTGGTTTCGGACGCGCCGCTCCGCCACCTGCGCTCGCTCGGCGTGACCGCCGTCGAGCTGCTGCCGATCCACTACTTCGTCGACGACCGTCACCTGCTCGACCGCGGGCTCAGCAACTACTGGGGCTACAACACGCTCGCGTTCTTCGCGCCGCAGGCGCGCTATGCGCGCGACGCCGCCGGCATCACCGCGGTCAACGAGTTCAAGACGATGGTGCGGACGCTGCACGCGGCGGGCATCGAGGTGATCCTCGACGTGGTCTACAACCACACGGCCGAGGGCAACCACATGGGCCCGACGCTGTCGATGCGCGGGGTCGACAACGCGTCGTACTACCGCCTCGTCCCCGACGACGCGCGCTACTACATGGACTTCACCGGCTGCGGCAACACGCTCAACATGACCCACCCGCGCGTCCTGCAGCTCCTGATGGACAGCCTGCGCTACTGGGTCGTCGAGATGCACGTCGACGGCTTCCGCTTCGACCTCGCGAGCGCGCTCGCCCGCGAGCTGTGGGACGTGAACAAGCTGTCCGCGTTCTTCGACGTCATCCATCAGGACCCGATCCTCTCGCAGGTGAAGCTCATCGCCGAGCCGTGGGACGTCGGACCCGGCGGCTACCAGGTCGGCAACTTCCCGGTCCTGTGGACGGAGTGGAACGGCAAGTACCGGGACAGCGTGCGCCGCTTCTGGCGCGGCGACGGCGGTCAAGCATCGGAATTCTCGACCCGCCTCGCCGGCTCGAGCGACCTCTACGAGCACAGCGGGCGCCGTCCGTACGCGAGCATCAACTTCGTCACCGCGCACGACGGCTTCACCCTGCACGACCTGGTCGCCTACAACGACAAGCACAACGAAGCGAACGGCGAGAACAACGCCGACGGCGACAACAACAACCACAGCTGGAACTGCGGCGCCGAGGGCGAGACCGACGATCCTGGCGTGAACGCGCTGCGCGCGCGTCAGATGCGAAACTTCTTCTCGACGCTGATCCTGTCGCAAGGCGTGCCGATGATCTGCGGCGGCGACGAGATCGGCCGCACGCAGCAGGGCAACAACAACGCCTACTGCCAGGACAACGAGATCAGCTGGTACGACTGGGAGCGCGCCGAGCGCTTCCGCGACCTGTTCGCGTTCGTGCGCTCGCTGATCCAGCTGCGCAAGACGCACCCCGTCTTCCGGCGCCGGCACTTCTTCCAGGGCCGCAGCATCCGCGGCGCCGACGTCAAGGATCTGAGCTTCTTCGACCCGCAGGGTCGCGAGATGACCGACGAGGCGTGGAACGCGTCCTTCGTGCGCTCGATGATGGTGCAGCTCGGCGGCGACAGCATCGACGAGATCGACGAGACCGGCGCTCGCGTCACCGACGACACCTTCCTCGTGCTGCTCAACGCACACCACGGGACGCTCAACTTCACCCTGCCGCCCCCCGGTCCGGGCAAGCGCTGGGAGCGCGTGTTCGACACCGGCGATCCCGAGTCGACGCGCAGCATGAGCGCGCGCAGCGCGCGCTACCGTCTCGCGTCGCACGCGGCCGCGGTGTTCGAGGCCGTGCCGGCGCCGGCGACGCGCCGTCGCGACGCCGGCGCGGGTCGACGGGCCGAAGCGAGCGCCGGGGCGCCGAGCGAGGCGCCGGCCACGCACGAGCCTGCTCGCGAGCAGACCACGTCCGAGCAGCAGAGCGAGGAGCCGGCGTCCGAGCAGCCGCCGCCCGAGCAAGCGCACGACGGCGGCGAGACGCCCCCGAGCGAGGCCGCGCAGCCGCAGCCGGACACGCCGCACGGCGAGGGGTCGCAGCCGCCCGCGGACGAGGCGCAGCCAGCCGAGGGATCACCACCACCCACCGGCGAAGGCGCGCAGCCGAACGCGGAGCAGTCGGCCGCCGGAGAGCAGCCAGCGCCGCCCGAAGAGCCGCGCTGA
- a CDS encoding TetR/AcrR family transcriptional regulator, with amino-acid sequence MSADRSPLVRLDGRLARSERSRRAVVTALLDLLEGGNVRPTAAQIAQRAGVSLRSVFQHFESIETLFAAAADLQMERLAPLLVPTPASGELGERIAMLVARRSRLLEAITPVRRASLRVEPFSKEVSTRLEAARARARAEVERVFAQELDARPAAQRRELAAALGAAASWSVWENLRRHQGLSVERARKVMTLMLTALLSGEAAAPTRRRGARSRNGVGEPSAA; translated from the coding sequence ATGTCCGCGGACCGGTCCCCGCTCGTCCGGCTCGACGGCCGCCTCGCGCGCAGCGAGCGCTCACGCCGCGCCGTGGTCACGGCGCTGCTCGACCTGCTCGAAGGCGGCAACGTGCGGCCGACGGCGGCGCAGATCGCGCAGCGCGCGGGCGTGTCGCTGCGCTCGGTGTTCCAGCACTTCGAGAGCATCGAGACGCTGTTCGCGGCAGCGGCCGATCTGCAGATGGAGCGCCTCGCGCCGCTCCTCGTGCCGACGCCGGCGAGCGGCGAGCTCGGCGAGCGCATCGCGATGCTCGTCGCGCGGCGCTCGCGGCTGCTCGAGGCGATCACGCCGGTGCGGCGCGCGTCGCTGCGGGTCGAGCCGTTCTCGAAGGAGGTGAGCACGCGCCTCGAGGCGGCGCGTGCGCGCGCGCGCGCCGAGGTCGAGCGCGTGTTCGCGCAAGAGCTCGACGCAAGACCCGCGGCGCAGCGGCGCGAGCTCGCCGCGGCGCTCGGTGCGGCGGCGAGCTGGTCCGTGTGGGAGAATCTGCGGCGCCACCAGGGGCTGTCGGTCGAGCGCGCGCGCAAGGTCATGACGCTGATGCTGACGGCGCTGCTGAGCGGCGAGGCCGCTGCTCCGACGCGTCGTCGCGGAGCTCGCTCGCGGAACGGGGTCGGCGAACCGTCCGCTGCGTGA
- the bfr gene encoding bacterioferritin gives MKGNKKIIDALNEILTGELTAINQYFVHYKMCDNWGYKRLAKKNYEESIGEMKHADDLIERILFLEGVPNMQRLFKVSVGETPAEQLRLDLALELEAQKRFNQTIELCVQLGDNGTREMLDDMLESEEEHIDWLESQLTLIEQVGEKMYLAQQIREEED, from the coding sequence GTGAAGGGCAACAAGAAGATCATCGATGCGTTGAACGAGATCCTCACCGGCGAGCTGACCGCGATCAACCAGTATTTTGTGCACTACAAGATGTGCGACAACTGGGGGTACAAGCGGCTCGCCAAGAAGAACTACGAGGAATCGATCGGCGAGATGAAGCACGCGGACGATCTGATCGAGCGAATCCTCTTCCTCGAGGGCGTGCCCAACATGCAGCGGCTGTTCAAGGTTTCGGTCGGCGAGACGCCGGCCGAGCAGCTTCGGCTCGACCTCGCCCTGGAGCTCGAAGCGCAGAAGCGCTTCAACCAGACGATCGAGCTCTGCGTCCAGCTCGGGGACAACGGCACCCGGGAGATGCTCGACGACATGCTCGAGTCGGAAGAGGAGCACATCGACTGGCTCGAGTCGCAGCTCACGCTGATCGAGCAGGTCGGCGAGAAGATGTACCTCGCGCAGCAGATCCGCGAGGAAGAGGACTGA
- a CDS encoding glutathione S-transferase family protein, with amino-acid sequence MASDNAQAAGPTYRIFGSELSPYSVKVRSYFRYKGIPHEWVLRSANNEEEFRRYAKLPLVPLVVADDGRAWQDSTPIIEHFETLHPEPSIHPDDPTLAFLSALIEEYGDEWGNKPMFHYRWTYEADRRSAAERIARQMMPGLDESGIENAIQMVAGRMVPRLSFVGSSPETAEQIEGSFVRQLEILEKHLAKRPYLFGGRPAFGDFGLFAQIYECSTDPTPGALLRERGRNVLAWTERMLDPRNEGPFEDWAALEPTLMPLLRDEVIGVFAPWTVANARALAEGKPQLEVTLGGKPFRQEPQKYHAKSLAALRARYAAVRERDALDRILDAAGGRAFLVD; translated from the coding sequence ATGGCTTCGGACAACGCGCAGGCTGCCGGTCCCACGTACCGCATCTTCGGCTCGGAGCTCTCGCCGTACTCCGTCAAGGTCCGCTCGTACTTCCGCTACAAGGGCATCCCGCACGAGTGGGTCCTGCGCAGCGCGAACAACGAGGAGGAGTTCCGGCGCTACGCGAAGCTGCCGCTGGTTCCGCTGGTGGTCGCCGACGACGGCCGCGCCTGGCAGGACTCGACGCCGATCATCGAGCACTTCGAGACGCTCCATCCGGAGCCGTCGATCCATCCCGACGATCCGACGCTCGCCTTCCTCTCGGCGCTCATCGAGGAGTACGGCGACGAGTGGGGCAACAAGCCGATGTTCCACTACCGCTGGACGTACGAGGCCGACCGGCGCTCGGCGGCGGAGCGCATCGCGCGCCAGATGATGCCGGGGCTCGACGAGAGCGGGATCGAGAACGCGATCCAGATGGTCGCCGGACGGATGGTGCCGCGGCTGTCGTTCGTCGGCTCGTCGCCCGAGACCGCGGAGCAGATCGAAGGATCGTTCGTCCGGCAGCTCGAGATCCTCGAGAAGCATCTCGCGAAGCGGCCGTACCTCTTCGGCGGACGGCCGGCGTTCGGCGACTTCGGCCTGTTCGCGCAGATCTACGAGTGCTCGACCGACCCGACGCCGGGCGCGCTGCTGCGCGAGCGCGGGCGCAACGTGCTCGCGTGGACCGAGCGCATGCTCGACCCGCGCAACGAGGGTCCGTTCGAGGACTGGGCGGCGCTCGAGCCGACGTTGATGCCGCTTCTGCGCGACGAGGTGATCGGCGTGTTCGCGCCGTGGACGGTCGCGAACGCGCGCGCGCTCGCCGAGGGCAAGCCGCAGCTCGAGGTGACGCTCGGCGGCAAGCCGTTCCGTCAGGAGCCGCAGAAGTACCACGCCAAGTCGCTCGCCGCGCTGCGCGCGCGTTACGCGGCGGTGCGCGAGCGCGACGCGCTCGACCGCATCCTCGACGCCGCGGGCGGGCGCGCGTTCCTCGTCGACTGA
- a CDS encoding SRPBCC family protein, translating into MSTIEKSINVNVPVSTAYNQWTQFEEFPRFMEGIEEVRQLDDTHLHFKANVGGKEKEWDAVITEQTPDQRIAWRDAGGAPNAGVVTFHRLAPSETRIMLQMEYDPHGFVETVGDMVGVVSKRVAGDLERFKEFIESRGQETGAWRGQVRQDKPH; encoded by the coding sequence ATGTCGACCATCGAGAAATCGATCAACGTCAACGTGCCGGTGAGCACAGCCTACAACCAGTGGACGCAGTTCGAGGAGTTCCCCCGCTTCATGGAGGGCATCGAGGAGGTGCGCCAGCTCGACGACACCCACCTGCACTTCAAGGCCAACGTCGGCGGCAAGGAGAAGGAGTGGGACGCCGTGATCACCGAGCAGACGCCCGATCAGCGCATCGCCTGGCGCGACGCCGGCGGCGCGCCGAACGCGGGCGTGGTGACCTTCCACCGGCTCGCGCCCTCCGAGACGCGCATCATGCTGCAGATGGAGTACGACCCGCACGGGTTCGTCGAGACGGTCGGCGACATGGTGGGCGTGGTCTCGAAGCGCGTCGCGGGGGACCTCGAGCGCTTCAAGGAGTTCATCGAGTCGCGCGGTCAGGAGACCGGCGCCTGGCGCGGCCAGGTGCGCCAGGACAAGCCGCACTGA
- a CDS encoding MoxR family ATPase gives MQTSIQAINEAVQRASAWVEPLQREIARTIVGQKTLIDRLLVALIGNGHVLLEGVPGLAKTLSLKTLAAATRARFQRLQFTPDMLPADIVGTLIYNPQDGRFVTKHGPIFTNLVLADEINRAPAKVQSALLEAMQERQVTIGEETFPLPEPFLVMATQNPIEQEGTYPLPEAQVDRFMLKVVVGYPSKEEERQILDLMATAAPLPPVKPVLEPEHLLEARRVADSIYVDDKVKDYIVDIVWATREPEQYKLDLKPFIRYGASPRATIYLTLAAKATAFLAGRGYVTPQDVKTIGMDVLRHRVIVSYEAEAEGLRSEDIVARIFDTIPVP, from the coding sequence ATGCAGACCAGCATCCAGGCGATCAATGAGGCCGTGCAGCGCGCGAGCGCGTGGGTCGAGCCGCTCCAGCGCGAGATCGCGCGCACGATCGTCGGGCAGAAGACGCTGATCGATCGCCTGCTGGTCGCGCTGATCGGCAACGGTCACGTGCTGCTCGAGGGCGTCCCGGGGCTCGCCAAGACGCTGTCGCTCAAGACCCTCGCCGCGGCGACCCGGGCGCGCTTCCAGCGCCTCCAGTTCACGCCCGACATGCTGCCGGCGGACATCGTCGGCACGCTGATCTACAACCCGCAGGACGGACGCTTCGTCACCAAGCACGGCCCGATCTTCACCAACCTGGTGCTCGCCGACGAGATCAACCGCGCGCCGGCGAAGGTGCAGAGCGCGCTCCTCGAGGCGATGCAGGAGCGCCAGGTGACGATCGGCGAGGAGACCTTCCCGCTGCCCGAGCCGTTCCTCGTCATGGCGACGCAGAACCCGATCGAGCAGGAGGGCACCTACCCGCTGCCCGAGGCGCAGGTCGACCGCTTCATGCTCAAGGTCGTGGTCGGCTACCCGAGCAAGGAGGAGGAGCGGCAGATCCTCGACCTGATGGCGACCGCCGCGCCGCTGCCGCCGGTGAAGCCCGTGCTCGAGCCCGAGCACCTGCTCGAGGCGCGCCGCGTCGCCGACAGCATCTACGTCGACGACAAGGTCAAGGACTACATCGTCGACATCGTCTGGGCGACGCGCGAGCCGGAGCAGTACAAGCTCGATCTGAAGCCGTTCATCCGCTACGGCGCGTCGCCGCGCGCGACGATCTACTTGACGCTCGCCGCGAAGGCGACGGCCTTCCTCGCCGGGCGCGGCTACGTGACGCCGCAGGACGTCAAGACGATCGGCATGGACGTGCTGCGCCATCGCGTCATCGTCAGCTACGAGGCCGAGGCCGAGGGCCTGCGCAGCGAGGACATCGTCGCGCGCATCTTCGACACGATCCCGGTGCCGTGA
- a CDS encoding DUF58 domain-containing protein, which yields MSLTAEQTREILDKVRHIEIRTGRLARETFAGQYHSVFKGRGMDFEEVREYVPGDEVRAIDWNVTARTGRPFIKKFREERELTIVLLVDLSASGHFGSVRQSKRELAAEVASVLAFAAIRNNDKVGLVLFTDDVEQYVPPRKGRSHVLRVVREILFFAARGRGTNMIGALEYANRVLKRRAVVFLLSDFLLPGMRSGVPDALRRTLEITARRHDLVGVVVSDPREAELPDVGRVVLEDAETGEQVEVDTGDARLRQRFADAARTQRGAVLQALRGAGIDTLELSTAVPYLSALLRFFQRRAARLG from the coding sequence GTGAGCCTCACCGCCGAGCAGACCCGCGAGATCCTCGACAAGGTCCGCCACATCGAGATCCGCACCGGGCGTCTCGCGCGCGAGACCTTCGCCGGACAGTACCACTCGGTATTCAAGGGGCGCGGCATGGACTTCGAGGAGGTCCGCGAGTACGTGCCCGGCGACGAGGTGCGCGCGATCGACTGGAACGTCACCGCGCGCACTGGCCGTCCGTTCATCAAGAAGTTCCGCGAGGAGCGCGAGCTGACGATCGTGCTGCTCGTCGACCTGAGCGCGTCGGGACACTTCGGCTCGGTGCGGCAGAGCAAGCGCGAGCTCGCGGCCGAGGTCGCGAGCGTCCTCGCATTCGCCGCCATCCGCAACAACGACAAGGTCGGCCTCGTGCTGTTCACCGACGACGTCGAGCAGTACGTGCCGCCGCGCAAGGGTCGCAGCCACGTGCTCCGCGTCGTGCGCGAGATCCTGTTCTTCGCCGCGCGCGGACGCGGCACCAACATGATCGGCGCGCTCGAGTACGCGAACCGCGTGCTGAAGCGGCGCGCGGTCGTCTTCCTGCTCTCGGACTTCCTGCTGCCCGGCATGCGCTCCGGCGTGCCGGACGCGCTGCGCCGGACGCTCGAGATCACCGCGCGCCGCCACGACCTGGTCGGCGTGGTGGTCTCGGATCCGCGCGAGGCGGAGCTGCCCGACGTCGGCCGCGTGGTCCTCGAGGACGCGGAGACCGGCGAGCAGGTCGAGGTCGACACGGGCGACGCGCGGCTCCGGCAGCGCTTCGCGGACGCCGCCCGGACGCAGCGCGGCGCCGTCCTGCAAGCGCTCCGCGGCGCCGGCATCGACACGCTCGAGCTCAGCACCGCCGTGCCCTACCTCTCGGCCTTGCTGCGCTTCTTCCAGCGGCGGGCCGCGCGCCTCGGATGA
- a CDS encoding VWA domain-containing protein, with protein MTFRFANPMLLWLLLALPLLAMARGRVGRGAALLYPSADLLHSVARRILPSAGRAQLFLRLLALGLAIVALARPQQGLGIAEVETSGIDIVLAIDVSGSMRALDFELDGETADRLQVVKSVVRRFIEGRPDDRLGLVAFAGRPYLVSPLTLDHDWLLQNLERVQIGLIEDGTAVGSAIAASVNRLREQKAKSKVVILLTDGVNNSGKVSPLTAADAARALGVKVYTIAAGTQGEAPMPVTDRFGNERVVMAPVEVDEETLRKVAETTDAAFFRATDTATLERIYAQIDELEKTTATVKRYEEYRELYRWPLAACALLLLLEIVLAETKLRRLP; from the coding sequence ATGACCTTCCGCTTCGCGAACCCGATGCTGCTCTGGCTGCTGCTCGCGCTGCCGCTGCTGGCGATGGCGCGCGGCCGCGTCGGACGCGGCGCCGCCCTGCTCTACCCGTCGGCGGACCTCCTGCACAGCGTCGCACGCCGCATCCTGCCGAGCGCCGGACGCGCGCAGCTCTTCCTGCGGCTCCTCGCGCTCGGGCTCGCGATCGTCGCGCTGGCGCGGCCGCAGCAGGGCCTCGGCATCGCGGAGGTCGAGACCAGCGGCATCGACATCGTGCTCGCGATCGACGTCTCGGGCTCGATGCGCGCGCTCGACTTCGAGCTCGACGGCGAGACCGCCGACCGCCTGCAGGTCGTCAAGTCGGTCGTGCGACGCTTCATCGAGGGACGACCCGACGACCGCCTCGGCCTGGTCGCCTTCGCCGGTCGTCCGTACCTCGTGAGCCCGCTGACGCTCGACCACGACTGGCTCTTGCAGAACCTCGAGCGCGTGCAGATCGGGCTCATCGAGGACGGCACCGCGGTCGGCTCGGCGATCGCGGCGAGCGTCAACCGGCTGCGCGAGCAGAAGGCCAAGTCGAAGGTCGTGATCCTGCTGACCGACGGCGTCAACAACTCGGGCAAGGTGTCGCCGCTCACCGCCGCCGACGCCGCGCGCGCGCTCGGGGTCAAGGTGTACACCATCGCCGCGGGCACGCAGGGCGAGGCGCCGATGCCGGTCACGGACCGTTTCGGTAACGAGCGGGTCGTGATGGCGCCGGTCGAGGTGGACGAGGAGACGCTGCGCAAGGTCGCGGAGACCACGGACGCCGCGTTCTTCCGCGCGACCGACACCGCGACGCTCGAGAGGATCTACGCGCAGATCGACGAGCTCGAGAAAACGACCGCGACCGTCAAGCGCTACGAGGAGTACCGCGAGCTCTACCGCTGGCCGCTCGCCGCCTGCGCCCTGCTCCTGCTCCTCGAGATCGTCCTCGCGGAGACCAAGCTGCGGAGGCTGCCGTGA